The Oceanisphaera avium genome includes a region encoding these proteins:
- the fdhE gene encoding formate dehydrogenase accessory protein FdhE, with protein MQRILTRGEIETLDRTSIVRLILPLPTTFGIRAERLRSLAPDNPIGDYLLLIAALAAAQQSVYEKAPPLAELDELQLAQAQAHGMPPFSARSFHREPQWRAHLEAIGQLLLADTSLSAPIHTLLNELLSELKQAPEQIERQADALLSHDIEHIDAARAPFIMAALQVYWSQLVLTLESKQVPANTPFGLCPCCGSQPVSSSVMLGGPKEQIRYATCSLCASQWHIVRVTCTHCEDTQQVAYHTLEADAGIKAESCGHCQQYRKIFYLDKEQHAEPFADDLASLPLDILMGEEQFYRANNNPYLWQLAQ; from the coding sequence ATGCAGCGAATTCTGACTCGTGGCGAAATAGAAACACTGGATCGTACCAGCATAGTTCGCCTGATATTACCTCTACCCACTACCTTCGGTATTAGAGCCGAGCGGTTGCGCTCGCTTGCGCCAGATAACCCTATTGGCGATTATTTATTATTAATTGCCGCGCTCGCCGCGGCTCAACAAAGTGTCTATGAAAAAGCGCCTCCCCTAGCTGAGCTTGATGAACTGCAATTAGCCCAAGCCCAAGCGCACGGCATGCCGCCCTTTAGCGCCCGCAGTTTTCATAGAGAGCCACAATGGCGTGCTCACTTAGAGGCTATAGGGCAATTACTGCTAGCTGATACGTCACTGAGCGCGCCCATTCATACCTTGCTTAATGAGCTGCTCAGCGAGCTTAAACAAGCGCCAGAGCAGATTGAGCGCCAAGCCGATGCCTTGCTTAGCCACGATATTGAGCACATAGATGCCGCGCGCGCGCCTTTTATTATGGCAGCCTTGCAAGTGTATTGGAGCCAACTGGTCTTAACGCTTGAGAGTAAGCAAGTGCCCGCCAATACGCCCTTTGGACTTTGCCCTTGCTGTGGCAGCCAGCCAGTGTCGAGTAGCGTGATGCTCGGCGGCCCAAAAGAACAAATTCGCTACGCCACTTGCTCCTTGTGTGCAAGTCAGTGGCATATTGTGCGTGTAACTTGTACCCACTGCGAAGATACCCAACAGGTGGCTTATCATACGCTGGAAGCCGACGCGGGCATTAAAGCCGAGTCGTGCGGACACTGCCAACAGTATCGAAAGATTTTTTACCTCGATAAAGAACAACATGCCGAGCCTTTTGCCGATGATTTGGCCAGCTTGCCCCTGGATATTTTAATGGGCGAGGAACAATTTTATCGTGCTAATAATAATCCTTATTTATGGCAGTTAGCACAGTGA
- a CDS encoding formate dehydrogenase subunit gamma, which translates to MGLNREIVRYTANQRLNHWLIALSFVLLAVSGLALFHPSLFWLSNLLGGGTWTRILHPFIGVVMFVSFFNFARHLWSANRMYSRDWAWLKATPKVISHQEQGVPEVGKYNGGQKLLFWSLIVLMLGLLATGVLMWRAYFSFPVEVTRWASMLHALLALVLMCAIIVHIYAGIWVKGSVRAMTRGTVTPGWAFKHHKIWYRKKVRNTKPDEL; encoded by the coding sequence ATGGGCTTAAATAGAGAAATTGTGCGCTACACGGCTAACCAGCGTTTAAATCACTGGTTAATTGCGCTGAGCTTTGTGTTGCTGGCGGTGTCGGGGTTAGCTCTATTTCACCCCTCACTATTTTGGCTAAGTAACTTATTGGGTGGCGGCACTTGGACCCGCATCTTACATCCCTTTATTGGGGTAGTGATGTTTGTTAGCTTCTTTAACTTTGCACGGCATCTGTGGAGTGCTAATCGCATGTACTCTCGGGACTGGGCATGGTTAAAGGCCACCCCTAAAGTTATCTCTCATCAAGAACAAGGCGTCCCAGAGGTAGGAAAATATAATGGCGGACAAAAGCTGTTATTTTGGTCGCTGATTGTGCTGATGCTGGGTTTACTGGCCACCGGCGTTTTAATGTGGCGGGCATACTTTAGCTTTCCAGTGGAAGTAACACGCTGGGCGTCGATGCTGCATGCTCTATTAGCCTTGGTATTAATGTGCGCTATTATCGTGCACATTTATGCGGGCATTTGGGTAAAAGGCTCGGTGCGCGCCATGACCCGCGGCACTGTGACACCGGGGTGGGCGTTTAAACACCATAAAATCTGGTATCGCAAAAAAGTACGTAACACTAAACCCGATGAGCTATAA
- the fdxH gene encoding formate dehydrogenase subunit beta, whose protein sequence is MAAQDMDIKRRSATTTPTPSARQSPVQGGGVAKLIDVSQCIGCKACQVACMEWNDLRDDIGHNVGVYDNPADMTENSWTVMRFSEYEKDDGDLEWLIRKDGCMHCEDPGCLTACPSPGAIVQHANGIVDFNQEHCIGCGYCVTGCPFDVPRISKTDKKAYKCNLCVDRVEVGQEPACVKICPTGAISFGSKDDMHTHAEARISDLKSRGYDNAGLYDPEGVGGTHVMYVLHHADKPQLYSGLPKAPKISAIVSLWKGPAKPIGVAAMVLTALVGAAHYIRNRPSEVSLADELAAQELADQEQALDEQARVRAEEERHGLK, encoded by the coding sequence ATGGCTGCACAAGATATGGATATTAAGCGTCGTTCAGCAACGACCACCCCCACTCCTAGTGCTCGTCAGTCCCCCGTGCAAGGCGGGGGCGTTGCTAAACTCATTGATGTCTCGCAATGCATAGGCTGCAAAGCCTGCCAAGTGGCGTGCATGGAGTGGAATGATCTGCGTGATGATATTGGTCATAACGTAGGTGTGTATGACAATCCAGCAGATATGACTGAAAACAGCTGGACTGTGATGCGTTTTTCGGAATATGAGAAAGACGATGGCGATCTAGAATGGCTGATCCGCAAAGATGGCTGCATGCACTGTGAAGACCCAGGCTGTTTAACAGCCTGCCCCTCTCCAGGGGCCATAGTGCAGCATGCCAACGGCATTGTGGACTTTAACCAAGAGCACTGCATAGGCTGTGGCTATTGCGTAACCGGCTGCCCCTTTGATGTGCCACGGATCTCTAAAACTGATAAGAAGGCTTATAAGTGTAACTTATGCGTTGACCGAGTGGAGGTAGGTCAAGAGCCGGCTTGTGTGAAAATTTGCCCCACCGGCGCCATCTCTTTTGGCTCTAAAGACGACATGCATACCCATGCCGAGGCGCGCATTAGCGACCTTAAATCACGGGGCTATGATAATGCCGGCTTATACGATCCAGAAGGCGTGGGTGGCACCCATGTTATGTATGTCCTACACCATGCGGATAAGCCACAGCTTTACAGTGGCTTGCCAAAGGCGCCAAAGATCAGCGCCATAGTGTCGCTTTGGAAAGGTCCAGCTAAGCCCATTGGCGTGGCCGCCATGGTACTGACTGCCTTAGTGGGCGCCGCACATTATATTCGCAACCGCCCCTCTGAAGTGTCTTTGGCAGATGAGCTCGCCGCTCAAGAGTTAGCCGATCAAGAGCAAGCACTTGATGAGCAGGCTCGTGTTAGGGCTGAGGAGGAAAGACATGGGCTTAAATAG
- the fdnG gene encoding formate dehydrogenase-N subunit alpha, with amino-acid sequence MSNISRRDFFKITGATLATSSMAVLGMTPTPAVAAARQYKLLRATETRSTCPYCSVACGILVYSMGDGAKNAKPSVMHIEGDHDHPVNRGTLCPKGAGLVDFIHSPNRLTFPEYRAPGSDTWQRMSWEEAYQRIARLMKDDRDANFIEKTPEGNTVNRWVTTGMLAASASSNEVGYITHKVVRPMGMLAFDNQARVUHGPTVAGLAPTFGRGAMTNHWVDIKNADVVLIMGGNAAEAHPCGFKWVTEAKAHNNATLIVVDPRFNRSASVADVYAPIRTGTDIVFLGGVIKYLLDTNQIQHEYVKNYTDLSFLVDEDFDFEEGIFSGYNDATSKYEKSSWDYQLDENGEVIADPTLQHPRSVYQLLKQHYQRYTPEMVNRVCGTPIAKFNQICKLLASTHTPDRAGTILYALGWTQHSIGSQIIRTGAMMQLLLGNIGIAGGGMNALRGHSNIQGLTDLGLMTNLLPGYMTLPNEAEQDFDGYITKRTQKPLRDNQMSYWQNYKKFHISLAKAWWGDHAQESNNYAFDLLPKLDKPYDMLQVYELMNQGKMNGYICQGFNPLAAAPNKAKMIKSLSQLKFMVIMDPLVTETSEFWRNMGESNDVSTADIQTEVFRLPTSCFAEEAGTLVNSGRWLQWHWKATEPPGEAQTDIEIMATLYQHIRKLYQEEGGTFSEPITELSWPYANPNEPTAEELAKELNGRALTDLLDSEGKVVRKAGEQLSSFSELRDDGSTLSGCWIYTGSWTEQGNMMARRDSSDPTGIGQTLNWAWAWPANRRVLYNRASCDVNGQPFDPTRSLVHWDGAKWTGADVPDFKVTEQPADGMGPFIMNPEGVARFFARDKMAEGPFPTHYEPFETPLGYNPLFKENARATNNPAARMFSDDRAELGKVSEFPYVGTTYRLTEHFHYWSKNVLLNSIIQPQQFVEIGAELAGELGITEGDLVKVSSNRGYIKAKAVVTKRIRGMDVDGKRIHHIGIPIHWGFVGLTKPGFLANTLTPSVGDANSQTPEFKSFLVNVEKV; translated from the coding sequence ATGAGCAATATTAGCCGGCGCGATTTTTTTAAGATAACCGGTGCCACGCTAGCCACCTCCAGTATGGCGGTGCTTGGCATGACTCCGACTCCCGCCGTAGCAGCGGCGCGCCAATATAAATTACTGCGCGCTACCGAAACTCGCAGCACCTGCCCCTATTGTTCTGTGGCCTGTGGCATCTTGGTTTATAGCATGGGCGATGGCGCCAAAAACGCAAAACCCAGTGTCATGCACATTGAAGGCGACCACGACCACCCAGTAAACCGTGGCACCTTATGCCCTAAAGGCGCAGGCTTAGTGGACTTTATTCACAGTCCCAACCGACTCACTTTTCCTGAATATCGCGCGCCCGGCTCAGATACTTGGCAGCGTATGTCGTGGGAAGAAGCCTATCAGCGTATCGCGCGCTTAATGAAAGATGATCGTGATGCCAACTTTATTGAAAAAACGCCTGAGGGAAATACCGTTAACCGCTGGGTCACCACCGGTATGCTCGCCGCCTCGGCCAGTAGTAATGAAGTAGGTTATATCACCCATAAAGTCGTTCGCCCCATGGGCATGTTAGCTTTCGACAACCAAGCACGCGTTTGACACGGTCCTACGGTGGCAGGTCTTGCCCCAACATTTGGCCGTGGCGCGATGACAAATCATTGGGTCGATATTAAAAATGCTGACGTTGTTCTGATCATGGGCGGGAATGCCGCCGAAGCCCATCCTTGTGGCTTTAAATGGGTAACCGAAGCTAAGGCACATAACAATGCCACCTTAATCGTGGTCGATCCGCGCTTTAACCGCTCTGCCTCGGTGGCGGACGTGTATGCGCCAATCCGCACCGGTACCGACATCGTCTTCTTAGGTGGCGTGATCAAGTATCTGCTTGATACCAACCAGATACAGCATGAATACGTCAAAAACTACACGGATTTGTCGTTTTTAGTCGATGAGGATTTTGACTTCGAAGAAGGCATTTTCTCCGGCTATAACGATGCGACCAGTAAATACGAAAAATCCAGCTGGGATTATCAACTGGATGAAAACGGTGAAGTGATCGCCGATCCCACCTTGCAGCATCCACGCTCTGTGTATCAGCTGTTAAAGCAACATTATCAACGTTATACGCCCGAGATGGTCAACCGAGTGTGCGGTACGCCGATCGCTAAATTTAATCAAATTTGTAAATTGCTTGCCTCCACTCATACCCCAGATAGAGCAGGGACTATTCTTTATGCCTTAGGGTGGACGCAGCACTCGATTGGCTCGCAGATTATTCGCACCGGCGCCATGATGCAGCTGTTATTAGGTAATATTGGCATTGCTGGTGGCGGCATGAATGCGCTGCGCGGGCACTCTAATATTCAAGGGTTAACGGACTTAGGCTTAATGACCAATCTGTTACCCGGCTATATGACACTACCGAACGAAGCCGAGCAAGACTTTGATGGCTACATCACTAAGCGCACTCAAAAACCCTTGCGTGATAACCAGATGAGCTATTGGCAAAACTATAAAAAGTTTCATATTAGTTTAGCTAAAGCGTGGTGGGGCGATCATGCCCAAGAAAGCAATAACTATGCCTTCGATCTTCTGCCTAAACTCGATAAGCCTTATGACATGCTGCAAGTCTATGAGCTAATGAACCAAGGCAAGATGAACGGGTATATCTGTCAGGGCTTTAACCCACTGGCAGCGGCGCCTAATAAAGCCAAAATGATCAAGTCGCTATCGCAACTTAAGTTCATGGTGATCATGGATCCGTTAGTGACTGAAACCTCTGAGTTTTGGCGTAATATGGGCGAGTCTAATGATGTAAGCACAGCGGATATTCAAACCGAAGTGTTCCGTTTGCCGACTTCTTGCTTTGCCGAGGAAGCCGGTACACTTGTGAACTCAGGTCGCTGGCTACAATGGCACTGGAAAGCGACCGAGCCACCAGGGGAAGCGCAGACCGATATCGAAATTATGGCTACGCTGTACCAGCATATTCGCAAGCTTTATCAAGAAGAAGGCGGCACCTTTTCTGAGCCGATTACTGAGCTATCTTGGCCTTATGCTAATCCTAATGAGCCCACTGCTGAAGAATTGGCAAAAGAGCTGAATGGTCGCGCCTTAACCGACTTGCTCGATAGTGAGGGCAAGGTGGTGCGTAAAGCCGGTGAGCAATTGTCGAGCTTTAGCGAGCTAAGAGATGATGGCTCTACCTTAAGTGGTTGCTGGATCTACACCGGCTCTTGGACAGAACAAGGCAATATGATGGCGCGCCGCGATAGCAGCGACCCCACCGGTATTGGCCAAACACTAAATTGGGCTTGGGCTTGGCCGGCGAATCGACGCGTGCTCTATAACCGCGCCTCTTGTGATGTGAATGGCCAGCCTTTTGATCCCACTCGCTCTTTAGTGCACTGGGACGGCGCTAAGTGGACCGGTGCCGATGTGCCCGACTTTAAAGTCACTGAGCAGCCAGCGGATGGCATGGGACCATTTATTATGAACCCTGAAGGTGTGGCACGCTTTTTTGCCCGCGATAAAATGGCCGAGGGTCCCTTCCCTACTCACTACGAACCCTTTGAAACGCCACTGGGCTATAACCCCCTGTTTAAGGAGAACGCCAGAGCCACCAATAATCCAGCGGCAAGGATGTTTAGTGACGATCGCGCGGAGCTTGGCAAAGTGAGCGAGTTTCCTTACGTAGGCACCACCTACCGCTTAACTGAGCACTTCCACTATTGGAGTAAGAATGTGCTGTTAAACAGCATTATTCAGCCGCAGCAGTTTGTGGAAATTGGCGCCGAATTAGCCGGGGAGCTTGGGATCACCGAGGGTGATTTAGTAAAGGTTTCCTCAAACCGCGGCTATATAAAAGCAAAAGCGGTGGTGACAAAACGGATCCGCGGCATGGATGTAGACGGTAAACGTATCCACCATATCGGTATTCCCATTCATTGGGGATTTGTTGGCCTTACTAAACCGGGCTTCTTGGCCAATACCCTCACGCCCTCGGTGGGAGATGCAAACTCACAAACCCCTGAGTTTAAGTCTTTCCTGGTCAACGTTGAAAAGGTTTAG
- the selB gene encoding selenocysteine-specific translation elongation factor: MIIGTAGHIDHGKTALIRALTGINTDRLKDEQQRGMTLSLGYAYQPLANQTMLGFVDVPGHEGLIHTMVAGASGIDFALLVVAADDGIMPQTREHLAVLSLLGLTQGAVVITKQDQAQPEQLLSTQRQLTQILATTFLASAPVFIVDSLSGAGIPALREYLHHLATHQPKAAESGLFRLAIDRSFTLAGQGTVVTGTVHSGAFLLNEARAKLRLMPANTQVRIRSIHAQNQPSNMALAGQRCALNIANIAKDAIHRGDWLADERCFVPSLRMDVELQLTHLTPVITAWTPVHVHIGADHVMAHLVPLSQDKLAANERAIAQLVFEHKQCAMPGDRFIIRNAHAKQTLGGGRVLDANAPDRKRRSPARLAWLSAINHYLDTQELAPLLSQARYGIDAAFLQRLTNTELHQLSLPAHALWVETKRGRVLIDKSCWHEVCKQIEHRLAQAHLRYPDEPGIGADRLRRMTDPAQPLALWHSALAALLHSERLMLTGAWYHLPEHSVSLSESEQQLAQHILELAYQGQYDPPWVRDLARLLALPEQDIRHLARKLVQQGLLYQVQPDLLYHHHHINELATLLLAYPRDRGVRAAEFRDQLDLGRKRTLQILEFFQRIGFSRRLQDRHVIRPDNQLFTS, encoded by the coding sequence ATGATTATTGGCACGGCCGGCCACATTGACCATGGAAAAACGGCGCTAATACGCGCGCTTACGGGTATTAATACCGACCGTTTAAAAGATGAACAGCAAAGAGGCATGACGCTGAGTTTAGGTTACGCCTATCAGCCATTAGCCAATCAGACGATGCTAGGTTTTGTGGATGTACCCGGCCACGAAGGACTGATCCATACCATGGTCGCCGGCGCCAGTGGCATTGATTTTGCGCTATTAGTGGTGGCTGCAGACGATGGCATTATGCCGCAAACCCGCGAGCACTTAGCGGTGTTATCGTTACTGGGCCTTACTCAAGGCGCGGTCGTTATCACCAAGCAAGACCAAGCCCAGCCCGAGCAACTGCTGAGCACTCAGCGCCAATTAACGCAAATACTTGCCACTACCTTTTTAGCCAGTGCACCGGTATTTATCGTGGACAGTTTATCCGGAGCAGGGATCCCCGCCTTGCGTGAGTATTTACACCACTTAGCCACTCATCAGCCTAAGGCGGCAGAGTCTGGCTTATTTCGCCTCGCCATCGATCGTTCTTTCACCTTAGCCGGTCAAGGTACAGTAGTAACGGGTACCGTACACAGTGGCGCTTTTTTGCTTAATGAAGCGCGCGCTAAGCTGCGCTTAATGCCGGCTAATACTCAGGTGCGAATACGCAGCATTCATGCGCAAAATCAGCCAAGCAACATGGCCTTAGCCGGACAGCGTTGTGCCCTTAATATTGCAAATATTGCCAAAGACGCCATTCACCGTGGCGATTGGCTCGCCGATGAGCGCTGCTTTGTGCCCTCGTTACGCATGGATGTAGAGCTGCAACTGACACACCTCACGCCAGTGATAACCGCCTGGACGCCCGTGCATGTGCATATAGGCGCAGATCATGTAATGGCGCACTTAGTGCCGCTTAGCCAAGACAAACTGGCGGCTAATGAGCGAGCCATAGCGCAATTAGTTTTTGAGCATAAGCAATGCGCCATGCCAGGTGACCGCTTTATTATTCGTAATGCGCACGCCAAGCAAACCCTAGGCGGGGGTCGAGTATTAGATGCTAATGCCCCCGACCGTAAAAGACGCAGCCCCGCCCGCTTAGCCTGGCTTAGCGCTATTAATCATTATTTAGATACCCAAGAGCTAGCTCCACTCCTTAGCCAAGCTCGTTACGGTATTGATGCCGCATTTTTACAGCGTTTAACGAATACTGAACTTCACCAGCTATCTCTGCCCGCTCACGCCTTGTGGGTGGAGACCAAGCGAGGACGCGTGCTCATTGATAAAAGTTGTTGGCACGAGGTATGTAAACAAATTGAACACCGCCTTGCCCAAGCGCATTTACGCTATCCAGATGAGCCAGGTATAGGGGCGGATAGATTAAGACGCATGACAGATCCCGCGCAGCCACTCGCACTATGGCACAGTGCGCTAGCGGCCTTGTTACACAGTGAGCGCTTAATGCTCACCGGCGCTTGGTATCATCTGCCCGAGCACAGCGTGAGTTTAAGTGAGTCTGAACAGCAATTAGCCCAGCACATTTTAGAGCTCGCCTATCAAGGGCAATACGACCCGCCTTGGGTACGAGACTTAGCGCGCTTATTAGCACTCCCTGAGCAAGATATTCGCCACTTAGCCCGAAAGCTGGTGCAACAAGGTTTGTTGTATCAGGTGCAACCCGACTTGCTCTACCATCATCACCATATTAATGAGCTCGCCACCTTGCTGTTAGCTTACCCAAGAGATCGCGGGGTGCGGGCGGCAGAATTTAGAGATCAATTAGACTTAGGTCGTAAGCGAACCTTACAAATTCTTGAGTTTTTTCAACGGATTGGCTTTAGCCGACGCTTACAAGACCGACATGTGATCCGCCCCGATAATCAGCTATTTACAAGTTAA
- the selA gene encoding L-seryl-tRNA(Sec) selenium transferase: protein MNISPTALNQPLAQPSDLPALDKVLHSQALAGALEQYGLSLVTQQLRLLLAKLRHQALQQTLSINEVAVAAIAKQLLSQLQQLTASKLKTVINLTGTVLHTNLGRALLPESTVAAISQVLREPTNLEFDLVSGKRGDRDSLIEDLICELTGAEAATVVNNNAAAVLLMLNALANHKQVIVSRGELVEIGGSFRIPDIMSSAGSTLVEVGTTNRTHYADYERAIGEHTAMLMKVHCSNYAVVGFTKETPLTELVALGEHYQLPVTVDLGSGTLVDLSQWGLPHEPTVKETLAAGADLVTFSGDKLLGGPQAGFIVGRKALIEAIKKHPLKRALRVGKLTMAALESVLALYRSPELLPQRLTTLHLLTRSAPDIQAQAQTLQPDLQHYLGEQYRVHCQAMFSQIGSGAMPIESLPSFGLVIEYVGKKSSQIMQLERQFRSQTPPLIGRIHKDALYLDCRCLTPTQADLLQATWSQTSL, encoded by the coding sequence GTGAATATCTCTCCCACTGCGTTAAATCAGCCCTTAGCACAACCGTCCGACTTGCCAGCGCTCGATAAGGTGCTTCATAGCCAAGCACTGGCGGGCGCACTAGAGCAATATGGCTTAAGCTTGGTCACCCAGCAGCTACGTTTATTACTGGCGAAGCTTCGCCACCAAGCATTACAGCAAACACTGAGCATAAATGAGGTGGCAGTGGCCGCGATTGCTAAGCAGTTATTAAGCCAGCTTCAGCAATTAACAGCGTCTAAATTAAAAACAGTGATTAACTTAACCGGCACTGTATTACATACCAATTTAGGGCGCGCTTTATTACCCGAGTCCACCGTAGCAGCGATTAGCCAAGTGCTTAGAGAGCCCACTAATTTGGAGTTTGACTTAGTCAGCGGTAAGCGAGGAGATCGCGACAGCCTCATTGAAGACTTAATTTGCGAGCTCACCGGGGCCGAAGCCGCCACTGTGGTTAATAATAATGCCGCCGCTGTATTACTGATGCTTAACGCCTTAGCCAATCACAAGCAAGTGATTGTCTCTCGTGGTGAGTTAGTGGAAATTGGCGGCTCGTTTCGTATTCCCGATATTATGAGCAGTGCCGGCAGCACCTTAGTTGAAGTCGGCACTACCAACCGCACTCATTATGCAGATTATGAGCGCGCTATCGGTGAGCACACCGCCATGCTGATGAAAGTGCACTGTAGCAATTATGCCGTGGTGGGTTTTACTAAGGAAACCCCCCTCACCGAGCTAGTGGCATTAGGAGAGCACTATCAACTACCCGTCACCGTTGATTTAGGGAGCGGGACTTTGGTCGACTTAAGCCAATGGGGTTTACCTCATGAGCCCACCGTTAAAGAAACCCTAGCGGCGGGTGCCGATTTAGTCACCTTTAGTGGCGATAAATTGTTAGGGGGACCGCAGGCGGGATTTATTGTGGGGCGTAAGGCGCTGATTGAGGCGATTAAGAAACATCCCCTTAAGCGCGCATTAAGAGTGGGCAAGCTCACTATGGCGGCACTAGAGTCGGTGTTAGCGCTCTATCGCAGCCCAGAGTTGCTTCCCCAGCGACTCACCACCTTACACTTACTGACTCGCAGTGCGCCCGATATTCAAGCTCAAGCCCAGACGTTGCAACCTGATTTACAGCACTACTTAGGCGAACAGTATCGCGTACACTGCCAAGCCATGTTCAGCCAAATAGGCAGCGGCGCTATGCCCATAGAATCGCTGCCAAGCTTTGGCTTAGTGATTGAGTATGTAGGTAAAAAATCAAGCCAAATTATGCAGCTAGAGCGCCAGTTTCGCAGTCAAACGCCCCCCCTTATTGGGCGCATTCATAAAGATGCTCTCTATTTAGATTGTCGCTGCTTAACGCCTACTCAAGCGGATTTATTACAAGCAACTTGGAGCCAAACCTCACTATGA
- the fdhD gene encoding formate dehydrogenase accessory sulfurtransferase FdhD, giving the protein MDEANWEELAPSQSVRTLSGTHYRLATEVPLAITLNGVNHAVMMVSPYQLEAFIIGFLLTEGIIEHHRDIHDFDFIRQDNAIIADVTLANRRHQPWLAQKRNLAGRTGCGICGIESLAAALPMLSPLPSSPLPDTQLLLGLREQLPKWQRLNQQCGALHAAFFIDSAGQIQHASEDVGRHNALDKLLGWQQKAQPHPGLILVTSRCSIELIFKMVRSNNPTLLTLSAPTQLAVEQARRYRLNLIHLPYQQPPRVYAPLDQ; this is encoded by the coding sequence ATGGACGAGGCTAATTGGGAGGAGTTGGCGCCCAGCCAAAGTGTTCGCACCCTATCTGGTACCCACTATCGGCTTGCGACCGAAGTTCCTTTAGCCATTACCCTCAATGGGGTTAATCATGCAGTAATGATGGTGAGTCCTTACCAGCTAGAAGCCTTTATTATCGGCTTTTTACTTACCGAGGGCATCATTGAGCATCATAGAGACATTCACGACTTCGATTTTATCCGCCAAGATAACGCCATTATCGCCGACGTTACCTTAGCTAACCGCCGCCACCAACCTTGGCTTGCTCAAAAGCGCAATTTAGCAGGGCGTACCGGTTGTGGTATCTGCGGCATTGAATCACTAGCGGCAGCCCTGCCCATGTTATCGCCTTTGCCAAGCAGCCCCTTACCCGATACCCAGCTATTACTCGGGTTACGAGAGCAACTGCCCAAGTGGCAACGTTTAAATCAACAGTGTGGCGCACTGCATGCGGCTTTTTTTATTGATAGCGCCGGACAGATCCAACACGCCAGTGAAGATGTGGGACGCCATAATGCCCTAGATAAACTATTAGGCTGGCAGCAAAAAGCGCAGCCGCACCCAGGCTTAATCTTGGTCACTAGCCGCTGTAGCATAGAATTGATTTTTAAGATGGTACGCAGTAATAATCCGACTTTGCTCACACTCAGTGCGCCTACCCAATTAGCGGTAGAGCAAGCTCGGCGCTATCGGCTCAACTTAATACACTTGCCTTATCAGCAGCCACCGCGCGTGTATGCCCCTCTCGACCAATAA